The proteins below come from a single Xiphophorus hellerii strain 12219 chromosome 14, Xiphophorus_hellerii-4.1, whole genome shotgun sequence genomic window:
- the snx15 gene encoding sorting nexin-15, with protein MSRKPKDEYYRFFSVTDPRNHEKGYTEYKVTARFVSKRHPDDVKEVVVWKRFSELKKLHGELSYTHRNLFRRQEEFPVFPRAHVFGRFDEAVIEERRKAAESMLLFTTSIPALYNSPQLKDFFRGGEVSRPLDPSPASSAGPLPPPLIPLPKRRASDCEPAEEEEGREAPTLPQDLGTNISLEVGEPEVAAEAYNEVGGTPTEEEQEDLDDAELDDRVSSPELSLTRLQQSEETQEEFDSLFDSVVEEQVPSPKEEAPPPLSENDLAVFDPCYKQERSDSSSDHSELFSLPPASLIGGDAGYLNQAANELTAAMEREKEGEFGSAIRGYRTAVDILITGVQGDPDPVRRESVMRRTAQYLKHAEMLVDQHVSPGHTAAHTHTQDP; from the exons ATGTCACGGAAACCCAAAGACGAATACTACCGGTTCTTCTCTGTTACCGACCCACGGAACCACGAGAAGGGGTACACGGAGTACAAAGTGACAGCCAGG TTTGTGTCCAAGCGTCACCCGGATGATGTGAAGGAGGTGGTGGTGTGGAAGAGGTTCTCCGAGCTGAAGAAGCTCCACGGAGAGCTGTCCTACACTCACAGGAACCTGTTCAGGAGGCAGGAGGAGTTTCCGGTGTTTCCACGTGCTCATGTTTTTG GAAGGTTTGATGAAGCTGTGATTGAGGAGAGAAGGAAGGCAGCAGAGAGCATGCTTCTGTTCACTACCAGTATACCTGCACTATACAACAGCCCACAACTAAAGGACTTCTTCAGG GGTGGTGAAGTCAGCAGACCTCTGGATCCATCCCCGGCGTCCTCGGCCGggcctctgcctcctcctctcATCCCCCTGCCGAAGAGGAGGGCCTCAGACTGTGAACCCGCCGAAGAGGAGGAGGGCAGGGAGGCGCCCACCTTACCTCAAGACCTGGGCACCAACATCAGCTTGGAGGTCGGGGAGCCGGAGGTGGCGGCTGAGGCCTACAACGAGGTCGGAGGAACTCCGACAGAAGAAGAACAGGAGGATCTTGACGACGCAGAACTGGATGACCGAG TGTCGTCTCCTGAGCTGTCTCTAACAAGACTCCAGCAGTCGGAGGAGACGCAGGAGGAATTCGATTCATTGTTTGACTCGGTGGTTGAAGAGCAAGTCCCGTCTCCCAAGGAggaagctcctcctcctctgtctgaaAATGACCTGGCTGTCTTCGATCCCTGCTATAAACAAG AGAGATCAGATTCCTCGAGTGATCACTCTGAACTGTTCTCGCTGCCGCCGGCCAGTCTGATTGGAGGAGACGCCGGTTACTTGAACCAGGCGGCCAATGAGCTGACGGCTGCCATGGAGCGGGAGAAGGAGGGAGAGTTCGGTTCTGCCATTCGTGGCTACAGGACAGCGGTGGACATACTCATCACTGGAGTGCAGG GAGACCCAGATCCGGTCCGCAGGGAGTCTGTGATGAGGAGGACGGCCCAGTACCTGAAGCACGCCGAGATGCTGGTGGATCAGCACGTTTCACCGGGTCACAcagctgctcacacacacacacaggacccGTAG